A window of Petrotoga sp. 9PW.55.5.1 genomic DNA:
TTAAACTGTTCTTCGTTCTCAACCTCTATTCTATGAATATGAATGCCATTGTTAATTATAGAAAGTGGTTTAGTTGTCTTTAATTTAGCAATAAAGTTATCAACTTCTTCTTCGGTATAAACATCGATCTTTCCTACTATCTCCCCATAAACAGGATGTTCAACTGAAACATCCAAAACCCTACCTCCACATTTTACAATGGTTTTAAGCTCTTGTTCTACCTTATCGCTTGAATGTTTAACAGCTATAGTTTTAATTAAATGGTTCTCGGGATTAATAGAATAC
This region includes:
- a CDS encoding transcription repressor NadR, giving the protein MRKQERLKKLIEILSLSKEPVSGNQLAERFKVTRQVIVKDIAILKAQGYEIKSSPRGYSINPENHLIKTIAVKHSSDKVEQELKTIVKCGGRVLDVSVEHPVYGEIVGKIDVYTEEEVDNFIAKLKTTKPLSIINNGIHIHRIEVENEEQFNCIKKELKRLKILLE